A window from Primulina huaijiensis isolate GDHJ02 chromosome 13, ASM1229523v2, whole genome shotgun sequence encodes these proteins:
- the LOC140991186 gene encoding uncharacterized protein, which produces MNLFDKITDCLGFLTPTPKELLAPYYTTGIFVDVAPDAVSTRVLELWRQGQIVICSEHPLESPSVQHMHSAHSPPSVQHTSPAHASPDVSGARPGDLNRYMSSTSSPLRTGPRVHFGLNPSRRPSPLEHSFERRLTTLEDSVASMHVKISAEFIETRASIRNINQALVDLKPSFNLGLDELRLSLTEQIRAGFAEMSSNIPVQWDRDDSIAYTRGRKRKASEADFGVDDNLTREIGSTSQTLHIFEPNLPVITEESSEGVADTLGRKIGSSSQTQQIFQPNLEGIPEESAGDIQVTPYARMSGGKATTSRDDGVRPLAETVTLKVKNLLTRVRASMLDRSPSRIQGFYAEYEKSFYGPMAIANSRVTVSHIGEALRGLLEMQIRHPEVMSVDDSLMDIRFHNAISVLAEDIDIDFKKNLALIVSKVKGSDLEWPCLSWEKARRILIPVYTDRRCFLLKLVTGVNKCIIYDLQRRHDPKFKDLNEEIEPILINAARLLSIVGNNPQPERPWNIKLHDEFRAKIIHEDSGAFVLAVAGYSLSKKSAQVVLTLDDRLVSEFRYFLACNMFLNDW; this is translated from the exons Atgaatttatttgataaaataact GATTGTCTTGGATTTTTGACTCCTACTCCTAAGGAGCTACTTGCACCTTATTATACGACCGGGATTTTTGTTGATGTTGCCCCTGATGCGGTGAGCACTCGGGTACTCGAGCTCTGGAGGCAGGGTCAGATAGTCATATGTAGCGAGCACCCTCTGGAGTCTCCCTCAGTCCAGCACATGCATTCTGCACATTCACCTCCCTCTGTCCAGCACACGTCTCCTGCACATGCATCTCCTGACGTTTCTGGCGCCCGTCCTGGTGATCTCAATAGATACATGTCTAGCACCAGTTCTCCTCTGCGTACGGGTCCTAGAGTCCACTTTGGACTCAATCCTTCCCGCCGCCCATCACCCTTGGAGCATAGTTTCGAGCGGCGATTGACTACGTTGGAGGATTCCGTTGCGTCCATGCATGTTAAGATATCAGCAGAATTTATTGAGACCAGGGCGTCTATCAGGAATATAAATCAAGCTCTAGTTGACTTGAAACCGAGTTTCAATCTTGGTCTCGATGAGTTGAGATTGAGTTTGACTGAACAGATTAGAGCTGGTTTTGCTGAGATGAGCTCTAACATACCAGTGCAGTGGGACAGAGATGATAGCATAGCCTATACCAGAGGGCGGAAGAGGAAAGCATCCGAGGCAGATTTTG GTGTGGATGATAATCTGACCAGGGAAATTGGCAGTACTAGCCAAACACTACATATATTTGAGCCTAACCTTCCGGTCATTACAGAGGAGTCCTCAGAAG GTGTGGCTGATACTTTGGGTAGGAAAATTGGTAGTAGTAGCCAAACCCAACAGATATTTCAGCCTAACCTTGAAGGCATTCCAGAGGAGTCCGCAGGAG ATATTCAAGTGACTCCATATGCGCGTATGTCAGGAGGCAAAGCGACCACGTCGAGAG ATGACGGTGTGAGGCCACTTGCGGAGACCGTGACACTAAAGGTAAAAAACTTGCTTACGCGAGTTAGGGCATCGATGCTCGACCGTTCGCCAAGTAGGATTCAAGGTTTTTACGCCGAATATGAGAAGTCATTCTACGGGCCCATGGCGATCGCAAACTCTCGTGTCACTGTCTCT CACATCGGCGAAGCTCTCCGTGGATTGCTTGAGATGCAGATCCGACATCCTGAAGTGATGTCGGTAGATGATTCGTTGATGGACATACGTTTCCACAATGCGATCTCAGTTTTGGCCGAAGATATAGATatcgatttcaaaaaaaatctgGCACTTATTGTGAGCAAAGTCAAAGGTAGTGATCTAGAATGGCCGTGTCTCTCGTGGGAAAAGGCACGAAGAATTCTCATACCTGTCTACACAGATCGTCGCTGTTTTTTGCTAAAACTCGTGACAGGGGTGAATAAGTGCATTATATATGACTTGCAGCGAAGGCACGATCCCAAATTCAAAGATCTGAATGAAGAAATAGAGCCTATACTTATAAACGCTGCTCGTCTGCTATCCATAGTTGGGAATAACCCACAACCCGAGAGACCATGGAATATAAAACTACATGATGAATTTCGTGCCAAGATTATACA tGAAGATTCGGGAGCATTTGTGTTAGCTGTTGCTGGATACTCTTTGTCTAAGAAGAGTGCGCAAGTAGTACTAACTTTAGATGATAGATTAGTATCTGAGTTTAGATATTTTTTAGCTTGTAATATGTTCCTTAATGATTGGTAA